A stretch of the Haloarcula ordinaria genome encodes the following:
- a CDS encoding carbon-nitrogen hydrolase family protein: MGDEYQTVTAAAVQAAPVFLDREASVEKAVGLIEEAGANDADVIAFPEGFIPAHPLWFHFHGATSQLSQSLSVELFKNSIEVPGPSTERLAAAADAADAYVVIGACEKEPQTTGTMYNSQLFFSPDGELLGTHQKLKPTVGEQLVHTEGENDTFGTIDTEYGPMSGLICGENSNPLAVFGLTAEYSRIHAMSWPPYIPSESNPLPERSLDDAKAFAQMSKAAVISSVGVVDERTVEKLQVDDETAEKIMRPEYSGGSAIVGADRSVIAGPVGNEETILYGDIDIETAIRRKLFHDFAGHYNRPDVFQLRVNRTPNELYAEASTAAEAADTGQPPATETESGTTDGIGRDAGSELVREAVTEDHSEE, encoded by the coding sequence ATGGGAGACGAGTACCAGACTGTGACGGCGGCAGCAGTACAGGCTGCACCAGTATTTCTCGACCGCGAAGCATCCGTCGAGAAGGCGGTCGGTCTCATCGAAGAGGCCGGCGCCAACGATGCCGACGTGATCGCGTTCCCGGAGGGGTTCATCCCCGCACATCCGCTGTGGTTTCACTTCCACGGCGCGACGAGTCAGCTCTCCCAGTCGTTGAGTGTCGAGCTGTTCAAGAACTCCATCGAGGTGCCCGGCCCGTCGACCGAGCGCCTTGCCGCGGCGGCCGACGCCGCCGACGCCTACGTGGTAATCGGTGCCTGTGAGAAAGAGCCCCAGACGACCGGGACGATGTACAACTCCCAGCTGTTCTTTTCACCGGACGGCGAGCTGCTGGGGACCCACCAGAAGCTGAAGCCCACCGTCGGCGAACAGCTCGTCCACACCGAGGGCGAAAACGACACGTTCGGCACCATCGACACCGAGTACGGACCGATGAGCGGCCTGATCTGCGGGGAGAACTCCAACCCGCTGGCCGTGTTTGGCTTGACTGCCGAGTACAGCCGCATCCACGCGATGAGCTGGCCCCCGTACATCCCGTCGGAGTCGAACCCGCTCCCGGAGCGGTCGCTGGACGACGCGAAGGCGTTCGCACAGATGTCGAAAGCCGCCGTGATTAGTTCGGTCGGCGTCGTCGACGAACGGACCGTCGAGAAGCTCCAGGTCGACGACGAGACGGCCGAGAAGATTATGCGACCGGAGTACTCGGGCGGGTCGGCTATCGTCGGTGCAGACCGCTCGGTTATCGCCGGGCCGGTCGGCAACGAGGAGACGATCCTGTACGGTGACATCGATATCGAGACGGCGATTCGCCGGAAGCTGTTCCACGACTTCGCCGGCCACTACAACCGTCCCGACGTGTTCCAGCTCCGCGTGAACCGCACCCCCAACGAACTGTACGCGGAGGCCAGCACGGCCGCGGAGGCGGCCGACACCGGCCAGCCCCCGGCGACGGAGACCGAGAGTGGAACCACCGACGGTATCGGCCGCGACGCAGGCAGCGAGCTCGTACGCGAGGCAGTGACCGAGGACCACTCCGAAGAGTGA
- the menE gene encoding o-succinylbenzoate--CoA ligase, whose protein sequence is MPEPVDWPTRDLVTHRVESTPDRTAVVGEHRELTYRELDDAVDEAAVVFDAFGASRGGRVATLVDTRAAMSRLLFGAMRTGATLAPLNVELEAATLESQLDALDPEVLVCAAPTAERAIEVAPCPVVSLDASDRGAIDEFDAVASSASPPPTVELARDDTQLVLFTSGTTSAPKGVRLTVGNLVASATASAFRLGVRPDDRWLVCLPTYHMGGLAPFVRSALYGTTVVVQRTFDVERTPEMLDAQEVTGVSLVPTMLTRLLDRGWTPPDSLRFVLLGGGPASEALVERSRERGVPVCPTYGMTETSSQIATALPETAVEHPGTVGQPLLFTDVRVVADGEPVASGERGELVVDGPTVTPGYLDSQQTDAAFGAHGFHTGDIGYRDADGRLWVTGRADDRIVTGGENVVTSDVASAIRTHPDVTEAAVVGLPDPEWGQRVAALVVGDVDGSAVVAHCRERVAGYEVPKTVRIVDALPRTPSGTVDRQAVRTLLEE, encoded by the coding sequence ATGCCTGAGCCCGTCGACTGGCCGACGCGCGACCTCGTGACCCACCGAGTGGAGAGTACGCCCGACCGGACGGCCGTCGTCGGTGAGCACCGAGAACTGACGTACCGCGAGTTAGACGACGCCGTCGACGAGGCCGCGGTAGTCTTCGACGCGTTCGGGGCGAGTCGCGGTGGGCGGGTGGCCACGCTCGTCGACACCCGGGCGGCGATGAGTCGGCTGCTGTTCGGCGCGATGCGAACCGGGGCGACGCTGGCCCCGCTGAACGTCGAACTGGAGGCGGCGACCCTCGAATCGCAGCTCGACGCGCTCGACCCGGAGGTCCTCGTCTGTGCGGCGCCGACGGCAGAACGCGCTATCGAGGTAGCGCCGTGTCCCGTCGTCTCGCTGGATGCGAGCGACCGTGGGGCCATCGACGAGTTCGACGCCGTCGCGTCGTCGGCGAGTCCGCCACCCACCGTCGAACTCGCTCGGGACGACACACAGCTCGTCCTGTTCACGTCGGGGACGACGAGCGCCCCGAAGGGCGTCCGGTTGACCGTCGGCAACCTCGTCGCGAGCGCGACGGCCTCGGCGTTCCGGCTCGGCGTCCGGCCCGACGACCGATGGCTGGTCTGTCTCCCGACCTACCACATGGGTGGCCTGGCCCCGTTCGTCCGGAGCGCGCTCTACGGAACGACCGTCGTCGTCCAGCGCACCTTCGACGTCGAACGGACCCCCGAGATGCTCGACGCACAGGAGGTCACCGGCGTCTCGCTGGTTCCGACGATGCTCACGCGGTTGCTGGACCGGGGCTGGACGCCGCCCGACTCGCTCCGGTTCGTGCTCCTGGGCGGCGGGCCTGCGAGCGAAGCGCTCGTCGAACGCTCTCGGGAGCGCGGCGTCCCAGTCTGTCCCACGTACGGGATGACCGAGACGAGTTCGCAGATAGCGACTGCCCTGCCGGAGACAGCCGTCGAACACCCCGGAACCGTCGGACAGCCACTCCTGTTCACCGACGTGCGAGTCGTCGCCGACGGAGAACCAGTCGCCTCTGGCGAACGCGGCGAGCTCGTCGTCGACGGGCCGACGGTGACGCCCGGCTACCTCGACTCGCAGCAGACGGACGCGGCGTTCGGCGCCCACGGGTTCCACACGGGCGATATCGGGTACCGGGACGCCGACGGCCGACTGTGGGTGACCGGGCGAGCCGACGACCGAATCGTCACCGGGGGCGAGAACGTCGTCACGAGCGACGTCGCGAGTGCGATTCGGACCCATCCGGACGTGACCGAGGCCGCCGTGGTCGGGCTTCCGGACCCGGAGTGGGGCCAGCGGGTCGCCGCGCTCGTCGTCGGCGACGTCGACGGCTCGGCGGTCGTCGCGCACTGCCGGGAGCGGGTCGCGGGTTACGAAGTGCCCAAGACGGTTCGAATCGTCGACGCGCTCCCCCGAACGCCATCGGGCACCGTCGACCGACAGGCCGTTCGGACACTGCTAGAGGAGTGA